From the genome of Pseudobacteriovorax antillogorgiicola, one region includes:
- a CDS encoding urease subunit gamma, whose protein sequence is MELSPREQDKLMLFTASLLAERRLAKGLKLNYPEAVAMISAFVMEGAREGRTVAQLMSEGQQVLSRDQVMPGIGEMIPEIQMEATFPDGTKLVTIHNPIQ, encoded by the coding sequence ATGGAGTTGTCGCCTCGGGAACAGGACAAACTCATGTTGTTTACAGCTTCGTTATTAGCGGAGAGGCGTCTTGCAAAAGGGCTAAAGCTTAACTATCCGGAGGCGGTTGCTATGATATCTGCCTTTGTGATGGAAGGAGCGAGAGAGGGGCGCACGGTCGCACAACTGATGTCAGAAGGGCAGCAGGTCTTGAGCCGTGATCAGGTGATGCCCGGAATTGGAGAGATGATACCCGAGATTCAAATGGAGGCGACATTTCCTGATGGTACTAAATTGGTTACGATTCACAATCCGATCCAGTAA
- a CDS encoding urease accessory protein UreD, producing MIWPASLKLEYRDGNDRPRYYSRHQGPLMVQKPFWDHSSRTLHHYLLHPPGGVVGGDQLTIDVAMESRDRILVTSPSAQKVYRSDGRVAKAKTVIHHSSDGVLLWLPLETILFGDARFYNDVEIHLGPSSELMFWDILIFGRPSIGEAFDQGELVNHLKVYREGRLILNDRLAIGPESSLLKSRLGLGGKTCYGQLLAVGPSIDERFRTSTEAELDIEPWTYYEGIFQTRSIEVCPYRVRDNFASILGFHAGEENSGFEAPRIWSY from the coding sequence ATGATTTGGCCCGCAAGCCTGAAGCTAGAATACCGGGATGGGAACGATCGTCCGCGATATTATAGTCGTCATCAGGGCCCTTTGATGGTTCAAAAGCCTTTTTGGGATCATTCTTCGCGCACCCTTCATCATTATCTACTCCACCCTCCCGGAGGAGTTGTTGGAGGTGATCAGCTCACCATTGATGTAGCTATGGAATCGAGAGACAGGATTTTGGTGACGTCCCCTTCAGCACAGAAGGTATATCGATCAGACGGTCGAGTGGCGAAGGCTAAAACTGTGATTCACCATAGTAGCGATGGAGTATTGTTATGGTTGCCGTTGGAGACAATCCTATTTGGGGACGCCAGATTTTACAATGATGTTGAGATTCATTTGGGCCCCTCAAGCGAGCTGATGTTCTGGGATATTCTCATCTTTGGGCGGCCTAGCATTGGTGAAGCCTTCGATCAGGGTGAGCTTGTGAACCATCTAAAAGTCTATCGAGAAGGGCGTTTGATCCTTAACGATCGCCTTGCAATAGGGCCCGAATCATCGCTACTCAAGTCGCGCTTGGGCTTAGGAGGAAAAACTTGTTACGGACAGCTTTTAGCCGTCGGGCCTTCGATCGATGAGCGCTTTAGAACTTCTACAGAGGCTGAGTTAGACATAGAACCTTGGACTTATTATGAGGGGATATTTCAAACTCGATCTATTGAAGTCTGTCCATATCGTGTGCGAGATAATTTTGCATCGATATTAGGCTTTCATGCAGGGGAAGAAAACTCTGGTTTTGAAGCCCCCAGAATCTGGTCTTACTAA
- a CDS encoding pentapeptide repeat-containing protein, with product MALGRGTTLAINLQCWALIALLPACDHSTFKSPKADVVASSEVKNSEVTEVPEPNPILEESSNVPSNITGAYLSSNIGQEIDGSLSVTTTLMSETARLPYDLEPGVELRWAWNVSQEPSNVIQSGSQVTVFFTDASNSTYQNLLNMELIAIKTDIDGLETSLSGYVRDTMKGLDFSNGRFSLAPTDFDVTISTSFNPPSGGSLLVARSLPGQIPFLPKNGDSYTDAIDGIIFLGLSNSIFDDSVNSETIYSYQFWGVSAELRYELLGEWKTFPGSTVGESFDGYDFSNASLIDVDWEGSRFTGGSFEGADMRNNTLRRARYEAVSFQGTDLRNSDLTDAELINCNLDGANLTGATWTDGRICGPGSIGDCL from the coding sequence ATGGCTTTGGGTAGAGGAACTACATTAGCAATTAATTTGCAGTGTTGGGCGCTAATTGCGTTGTTACCAGCCTGCGACCACTCAACATTTAAGAGCCCAAAAGCTGATGTTGTTGCCAGTTCCGAAGTCAAGAATAGCGAAGTCACAGAAGTCCCTGAGCCAAACCCTATTCTCGAAGAATCATCCAATGTTCCTAGCAATATCACAGGTGCTTATCTGAGCTCGAACATAGGTCAGGAAATCGACGGCAGCCTCTCCGTGACCACCACTCTGATGTCTGAAACCGCTCGGCTTCCCTATGATTTGGAGCCTGGGGTAGAGCTTCGTTGGGCCTGGAACGTTTCTCAGGAACCGAGTAACGTTATCCAATCGGGTAGCCAGGTGACAGTCTTTTTCACTGATGCAAGTAACAGCACATATCAGAATCTCCTTAACATGGAGCTGATCGCTATCAAAACTGATATTGACGGTTTAGAAACATCACTTTCGGGTTATGTAAGAGACACTATGAAGGGGCTTGATTTTTCTAATGGAAGATTTAGCTTGGCACCAACTGACTTTGACGTCACCATCAGTACAAGCTTTAACCCTCCTTCTGGGGGTTCTTTACTGGTAGCTCGCTCTTTGCCAGGGCAGATACCGTTTCTACCTAAAAACGGTGACTCCTATACAGATGCGATCGATGGCATTATTTTCTTAGGTCTCAGCAATAGTATTTTCGATGACTCCGTCAACTCAGAAACGATTTACAGCTATCAATTCTGGGGCGTAAGCGCAGAGCTTCGCTATGAACTTTTGGGTGAGTGGAAAACATTTCCAGGCAGCACCGTAGGTGAATCGTTTGACGGTTACGATTTCTCGAACGCGAGCCTCATCGATGTAGATTGGGAAGGGAGTCGCTTCACTGGAGGCAGCTTCGAAGGTGCTGACATGCGGAACAACACCCTCAGGCGAGCCCGCTATGAAGCCGTTTCCTTTCAAGGCACAGACCTAAGAAACTCGGATCTAACCGATGCCGAACTCATCAATTGCAATTTAGATGGTGCAAATCTAACTGGAGCTACCTGGACCGACGGAAGGATTTGTGGCCCAGGATCAATTGGAGACTGTCTTTGA
- a CDS encoding alpha-amylase, giving the protein MIVRLLLLLGAVLGLQSEAQAKDPRTAFVHLFEWNWDDIAKECAVIGPMGYAAVQVSPPQESVPGNAWWTRYQPIGYEIVGRSGDRKQFAEMVQECRKHNVDIYVDAVINHMAAGPRNYPAVPYVWNDFHDCFEPIDYGDRGKIQFCDLEGLNDLKTESEYVRDRIANYLNDLVSLGVRGFRIDAAKHIPASDIAAIIDRLPKDIYIFQEVIGAFGEPVSEFEYVGNGDVTEFKYGNVLGSHFKGQSQLKYLRDLRNWQGWLDSSDAIVFTDNHDTQRDRPFSVMSFKDDGARYFIANVFMLAYPYGYPKVMSSFAFEDKDQGRPESGVHSGAECFDGQWICEHRWQGIAAMVKFRNVTSGAFSLDNWWDNGANQIAFSRGDLGFVAINGGSFGMSQRLQTGMPEGTYCNVLSGQRSDFSCSGDRVVVDPSGFADIVLSSTNALAIHRDSKLQSSTEN; this is encoded by the coding sequence ATGATCGTAAGATTACTACTCTTGCTGGGTGCGGTACTGGGTCTACAAAGCGAGGCACAGGCTAAGGACCCAAGGACAGCTTTTGTTCATCTGTTTGAATGGAATTGGGACGATATCGCAAAGGAGTGTGCAGTTATTGGCCCTATGGGGTACGCGGCAGTTCAAGTTTCACCCCCCCAAGAGAGTGTGCCGGGTAATGCCTGGTGGACCCGATATCAGCCCATAGGTTATGAGATTGTGGGCCGTAGTGGCGATCGCAAGCAGTTTGCAGAGATGGTGCAAGAGTGTCGTAAGCACAACGTCGATATTTACGTCGATGCAGTGATCAATCACATGGCTGCGGGTCCTCGTAATTATCCCGCAGTTCCCTATGTGTGGAACGATTTTCATGACTGTTTTGAGCCTATAGATTACGGTGATCGTGGCAAGATTCAATTCTGCGATCTAGAAGGACTCAATGACCTCAAGACGGAATCTGAATATGTCCGCGATCGTATTGCAAACTACTTGAATGATCTTGTTTCCCTCGGAGTAAGAGGCTTTCGAATTGATGCAGCGAAGCATATACCCGCATCGGATATAGCTGCAATCATCGATCGCTTGCCGAAAGATATCTATATTTTCCAAGAAGTTATTGGAGCCTTTGGGGAGCCTGTTTCAGAGTTTGAATATGTCGGCAACGGTGATGTTACAGAGTTTAAGTACGGCAACGTTCTAGGCTCTCACTTCAAGGGACAAAGCCAGCTCAAGTACTTGAGAGACCTACGCAACTGGCAGGGGTGGCTCGATTCAAGTGATGCCATCGTCTTTACAGATAACCATGACACACAGCGAGATCGTCCCTTCTCTGTGATGTCTTTTAAGGACGATGGTGCCCGATACTTTATCGCCAATGTTTTTATGCTTGCCTATCCGTATGGCTATCCAAAAGTGATGTCGAGTTTCGCTTTTGAAGATAAGGATCAAGGTCGTCCAGAAAGTGGTGTCCATTCGGGAGCCGAATGCTTCGATGGCCAATGGATCTGCGAGCATCGCTGGCAGGGAATTGCGGCGATGGTTAAGTTCCGTAATGTCACAAGTGGTGCCTTTAGCCTCGACAATTGGTGGGATAATGGAGCTAATCAGATCGCCTTTAGCCGTGGTGATCTGGGGTTTGTCGCGATCAATGGTGGATCGTTTGGGATGAGTCAAAGGCTTCAAACCGGAATGCCAGAGGGAACCTACTGCAACGTACTCAGTGGTCAACGTTCGGATTTTAGTTGCTCTGGAGATCGGGTTGTTGTTGATCCGTCGGGGTTTGCTGATATTGTTCTATCGAGTACCAACGCCTTGGCGATCCATCGCGATAGCAAGTTGCAATCGTCTACAGAAAACTAG
- a CDS encoding ion transporter, translating into MTKLQSRLYDLIFEAETRDGRRFDLILIAVIVSSVVVVALDSVASLNESYSMLFLGLEWLFTVAFTIEYLTRIYCFPKRWKYIFSFYGIIDLLSILPTYMSLIFVGTHSFAVIRAIRLLRVFRILKLAQFVSQQQILSQALRDSRAKITVFILAILPIVLIVGTIMYLVEGETNGFTSIPRSMYWAIVTMTTVGYGDIAPQTIFGQFLASIVMVLGYGILAVPTGIVSVHLSHAILKSQSNTETCPSCALEGHADDASFCRRCGSPLELA; encoded by the coding sequence ATGACAAAACTACAAAGCCGACTCTACGATTTAATCTTTGAAGCAGAGACAAGAGACGGGCGACGATTTGATTTGATCCTGATCGCCGTCATCGTCAGTTCGGTTGTGGTTGTAGCACTGGACTCGGTAGCTAGTTTGAACGAATCCTATTCGATGCTCTTCTTAGGGTTGGAGTGGCTATTCACGGTGGCTTTCACAATCGAGTACTTAACCCGCATCTACTGCTTTCCAAAGCGTTGGAAATATATTTTTAGCTTCTATGGTATCATCGACCTGCTTTCAATTTTGCCTACTTATATGAGCCTTATATTCGTTGGTACTCATTCATTTGCAGTTATCCGAGCCATCCGCCTTCTCCGTGTTTTTAGGATTCTCAAATTAGCGCAATTTGTGAGTCAGCAACAGATTTTATCCCAAGCACTCCGAGACAGTCGGGCTAAAATTACCGTCTTTATTTTGGCCATATTACCTATCGTCCTCATAGTTGGAACCATCATGTATCTCGTAGAAGGAGAAACCAACGGCTTTACCAGTATCCCACGATCCATGTATTGGGCAATCGTGACGATGACCACAGTTGGCTATGGAGATATTGCCCCTCAAACCATATTTGGTCAGTTCCTGGCGTCTATTGTCATGGTGCTCGGTTACGGGATTTTAGCGGTTCCAACGGGGATTGTTTCAGTGCATCTGTCCCATGCTATCCTCAAGTCGCAATCTAACACGGAAACTTGCCCGTCATGCGCCCTGGAGGGTCATGCTGATGATGCTAGCTTTTGCCGAAGGTGCGGATCTCCACTTGAGCTAGCTTGA
- a CDS encoding S1 family peptidase gives MRMRLSLLGVCLMGISSCSDQEEMRLDIKGGDPIEDSQFSSVVKVVESGFFNCTGVVVAEKVVLSAAHCFSRICQDESRANGCKDVSEVEIKDRWGATYQVAKIESFPYKYNENYITTQSFDLAVLELENNFLGDITPIAQDLTAAETVLENNRQQFSKPDGDLVSVGFGLTGEGLKNNSDHTKLYFSEVPFRGLYGLNGEEFHIGSNRSHGCKGDSGGPKFARLDGGWQVVGIHSRSATLNNYLACAANDGAIATNLLAPQVFSPIQKAFDRI, from the coding sequence ATGAGAATGAGGCTAAGCCTTTTAGGGGTTTGCTTGATGGGTATTAGTAGCTGTTCTGATCAAGAAGAAATGAGGCTTGATATAAAAGGTGGTGATCCCATTGAAGATAGCCAATTCTCGTCTGTTGTCAAAGTTGTTGAGTCAGGTTTTTTCAACTGCACTGGGGTCGTTGTAGCAGAGAAGGTTGTCCTAAGTGCGGCTCATTGCTTTTCTCGAATCTGCCAAGATGAAAGTCGTGCAAATGGCTGTAAAGATGTTTCTGAAGTTGAGATCAAAGATCGCTGGGGTGCCACATACCAAGTAGCCAAGATTGAATCATTCCCCTATAAATATAATGAAAACTACATCACTACTCAAAGCTTCGATCTCGCTGTCCTTGAGTTGGAGAACAACTTTCTTGGAGATATAACTCCCATCGCACAAGATCTGACCGCCGCCGAAACTGTTTTGGAAAACAATAGGCAGCAGTTCTCAAAGCCTGATGGAGATCTGGTAAGTGTAGGTTTCGGGCTTACTGGCGAAGGTCTTAAAAACAATTCCGATCATACCAAGCTTTATTTCTCTGAAGTTCCTTTCAGAGGCCTATATGGCTTGAATGGTGAAGAGTTCCATATCGGCTCTAATCGAAGTCATGGCTGCAAGGGGGATAGTGGAGGGCCTAAATTTGCTCGGTTAGATGGCGGCTGGCAAGTGGTAGGTATTCACTCTCGCTCAGCCACCCTAAACAATTACTTGGCCTGTGCTGCAAATGATGGAGCAATTGCCACCAACCTCCTGGCACCACAAGTTTTTTCGCCGATCCAAAAGGCATTTGACCGAATCTGA
- a CDS encoding trypsin-like serine protease — translation MKYVKLWLLTLVCSCGSHSPRVESIETLDQEAGVLDNPRSAVMALERDGKVFCSGVAIRDGILLTAAHCFLNDRSLNKLHIRGADGQRYPVQEIMTYADRLDRVEEAFLPNYDIAMVRFSDDVPGRWIKLASGAQVVASEGHVAWIAGYGRSDDHPTGHYHLGATRIKKVYRSGMRKGVITVDNTFGSAPCSGDSGGPLLMQKKGEWWVLGVTHGVHWFSNPDYFGSDGCQFPEASFASLSLHPEVNGQDQVSELSAVPDDRVELEFLGYCEDGMVGRGDVSLFKALLLQFKGRDCESLYGKLASDLSFDLLKEPVYSLKALALLPRIDRLSIDLRLLEDLPSLPPLREMKVSIGSQDDLDWVFGNRHLTSLELTDAPRGLQWDGVGQLHELGTVILMENNIVELPSLSGLKKLRTLNVLGNHLDNLDFIRDNYKITHLLASSNQIEDLAGLVNHSDLKVVLLGNNRISQILDLASATSLEYLSLVNNEIPLHLQLCPTKEQQQGSICAF, via the coding sequence ATGAAGTATGTCAAACTTTGGCTTCTAACTCTTGTTTGCTCTTGTGGAAGTCACTCTCCGCGAGTTGAAAGCATTGAAACCCTTGACCAAGAGGCAGGGGTGCTCGATAACCCTCGATCGGCGGTAATGGCCCTTGAACGTGATGGCAAGGTATTTTGTTCCGGTGTCGCGATTCGGGATGGAATTCTGCTGACTGCAGCGCACTGTTTTTTGAACGATCGCAGTCTGAATAAGCTTCACATCCGAGGAGCCGATGGGCAACGCTATCCCGTCCAGGAAATCATGACGTATGCTGATCGGCTTGACCGGGTCGAAGAAGCATTCTTGCCAAACTATGACATCGCTATGGTTCGTTTTTCAGATGATGTTCCAGGACGATGGATTAAGCTCGCGAGCGGCGCCCAAGTCGTTGCAAGTGAGGGTCATGTCGCTTGGATCGCTGGTTACGGTCGCTCAGACGATCATCCCACAGGGCACTATCACTTGGGCGCTACCCGGATAAAAAAAGTCTACCGATCTGGAATGAGAAAGGGGGTTATTACTGTCGATAATACTTTTGGTAGCGCTCCTTGCTCAGGGGACTCAGGAGGGCCATTGCTGATGCAGAAGAAGGGGGAATGGTGGGTTTTAGGTGTGACCCATGGTGTGCACTGGTTTAGCAATCCCGACTACTTTGGTAGTGACGGCTGTCAGTTTCCTGAGGCAAGTTTTGCCAGCTTAAGTCTCCACCCAGAGGTCAATGGTCAAGATCAGGTTTCCGAACTCTCTGCTGTTCCTGACGACCGAGTCGAACTTGAATTTTTGGGCTACTGCGAGGATGGAATGGTGGGGCGTGGCGATGTGAGCCTATTTAAAGCACTGCTTCTTCAATTTAAGGGCCGCGACTGTGAATCCCTTTACGGAAAGCTGGCTAGCGATCTGAGCTTTGATTTACTGAAAGAGCCTGTGTATAGTCTAAAGGCTTTAGCTTTGCTCCCTCGGATCGATCGACTATCGATAGATTTGAGGCTCCTTGAAGATCTTCCCAGTTTGCCGCCATTAAGAGAAATGAAGGTTAGTATCGGCAGTCAGGACGACCTCGACTGGGTTTTTGGAAATCGACACCTCACGTCTCTTGAACTCACTGATGCTCCTAGAGGTCTCCAATGGGATGGTGTTGGGCAGCTGCACGAACTGGGGACAGTCATCTTGATGGAAAATAACATTGTGGAGCTACCAAGTCTCTCTGGCCTCAAGAAGCTTCGAACCTTGAATGTGCTTGGCAATCACTTGGACAATTTAGACTTTATTCGTGATAATTATAAAATCACTCATCTTTTAGCTAGCTCGAATCAGATTGAAGATCTTGCTGGCCTGGTAAACCACAGTGACTTGAAAGTAGTTTTACTGGGGAACAATCGTATTAGTCAGATTCTTGATTTGGCTTCAGCCACCTCTCTAGAGTATTTATCTTTAGTTAACAACGAAATACCTCTGCATCTCCAATTATGCCCCACAAAAGAACAACAGCAGGGTTCTATTTGTGCTTTCTAG
- a CDS encoding RNA polymerase sigma factor: protein MLTCQSINRPTSVFILDLAVHDMMIHLNRRKGEDSRDYSIRRLLQAHYDGIMGQFRRLGNLFGLDEASVEDLSHEAMLIALRKCHQLKDVSSFKPWLMTIFRNSCLADIKKSRFFQNEGLEGLEDQASPSESLVDPGRLDDLYLYRELGRRVSKMKNQTQALVIRKYFFDEMTAPEIAAEMGLKLNTVYSHVYRGQRRLLRDDPMRSVASCD from the coding sequence ATGTTAACCTGTCAGTCGATCAATCGACCAACGTCAGTATTTATTCTAGATCTAGCCGTCCACGATATGATGATTCACCTAAATCGAAGGAAAGGTGAAGACAGTCGAGATTATAGCATTCGTAGATTGCTGCAAGCTCATTATGATGGAATCATGGGGCAATTCAGGCGTCTGGGAAATCTTTTTGGTCTAGACGAAGCTAGCGTCGAAGATTTGAGTCATGAAGCGATGTTGATTGCTCTAAGGAAATGCCATCAACTGAAGGATGTTTCAAGCTTTAAGCCATGGCTCATGACAATCTTTCGCAATTCATGCCTAGCAGACATTAAAAAAAGCCGATTCTTTCAGAATGAAGGATTGGAAGGCCTAGAAGATCAGGCGTCGCCATCCGAGAGTCTTGTTGATCCAGGGCGGCTGGATGACCTTTATCTGTACCGCGAGCTAGGGCGAAGAGTGTCCAAAATGAAAAATCAAACCCAAGCATTGGTCATTAGAAAGTACTTTTTTGATGAAATGACAGCTCCTGAGATTGCTGCAGAGATGGGGCTTAAGTTGAATACGGTGTATTCCCATGTTTATCGAGGGCAAAGGCGATTGCTACGTGACGATCCCATGAGGAGCGTAGCATCATGCGATTGA
- a CDS encoding S1 family peptidase: MKTAMMIASLLGSLGMITSCGSPLFLDQDDSSSLSIYRGELSSDPRLSSVVKVLRNQQFKCSGVAISKSYVLSAAHCFSACAFNNTRSCTLDNAKYQIQAESVTYDVEQVHVFPWQRTNNITRGSYDLAIVKLARYFQGGTTPLYNDRTEALSLLEQNRNRFYAPTNSVIAAGYGFANDLGENLGKLQVASMPFRGYYSLNNEELILGSLQVHPCSGDSGGPVMVQRSDGTLQLVGILSRGLTPDADGCRDTDGSLYTNLLIQSLYNQVQAKLVQMGGSLEDGDPNSGGQEPSPSLNQKTMTNLKTERNRPDGRQFFVAEEPRNARVEISADGDGSLLLETPSGAQQTFLYSSGDQQIFDVEAVSSGLWTATFESRNCWLGSCTREVSVFKFIYEY; this comes from the coding sequence ATGAAGACTGCGATGATGATCGCAAGCCTGCTGGGAAGCCTAGGCATGATTACATCCTGTGGATCGCCACTTTTTCTAGACCAAGACGATAGTTCGTCACTCTCTATCTATCGGGGCGAGCTAAGCTCAGACCCGCGACTGAGCAGCGTGGTTAAAGTGCTCCGCAATCAGCAGTTTAAATGTAGTGGCGTCGCCATAAGCAAGTCATACGTCCTCAGCGCAGCACACTGCTTTTCAGCTTGTGCATTCAATAATACCAGGTCCTGCACCCTAGATAATGCCAAGTACCAGATTCAAGCCGAGAGTGTCACGTATGATGTTGAACAGGTGCATGTATTCCCATGGCAGCGAACCAACAACATCACGCGCGGCTCCTACGATTTAGCCATTGTCAAGCTTGCACGTTACTTTCAGGGAGGCACAACACCCCTCTACAACGATCGCACAGAAGCACTTAGTCTTTTGGAACAGAATAGAAACAGGTTCTACGCCCCAACAAATAGCGTTATAGCGGCTGGCTATGGATTCGCAAACGACCTCGGCGAAAATCTAGGGAAGTTACAGGTAGCAAGTATGCCCTTTCGGGGATATTACAGCCTAAACAATGAAGAGCTTATCCTCGGTTCTTTGCAAGTGCACCCATGTTCTGGCGATAGTGGGGGGCCAGTGATGGTCCAACGAAGTGATGGTACTCTCCAGCTTGTAGGAATTCTTTCCCGAGGTTTAACCCCCGATGCCGACGGCTGCCGTGATACGGATGGCTCTCTCTATACCAACCTGCTGATTCAAAGCCTTTACAATCAAGTACAAGCCAAGCTTGTTCAAATGGGAGGGAGTTTGGAAGACGGAGACCCTAATTCAGGCGGTCAAGAACCAAGCCCTAGTTTAAACCAGAAAACAATGACCAATCTTAAAACAGAGCGTAACCGACCGGATGGTCGGCAGTTCTTCGTTGCCGAAGAGCCTCGAAATGCACGGGTGGAAATATCTGCTGATGGAGATGGTTCGCTGCTACTTGAGACTCCCTCTGGAGCGCAGCAAACGTTTCTCTATAGTTCAGGAGATCAGCAAATATTTGATGTGGAAGCAGTCTCCTCAGGGCTTTGGACAGCTACGTTCGAATCGAGAAACTGCTGGCTGGGTTCATGCACACGAGAGGTGTCGGTCTTTAAATTCATATACGAGTATTAA
- a CDS encoding leucine-rich repeat domain-containing protein, whose translation MNSILKSCIFVACSYCLWACSNAYSEKELENVEQDIDSEFGAGALGYGFDTYRGSFVQSCIRGYDSNSVSYEGTFQTTKYFDAPLDSEASQAIIGLSQDDPLPTIIGGKATKRVAIAAFATETPWTRNLVFGSVTRGVKARLKDPQLNSLAIEIADSANPSVIRGTCGDHFVSEVDLGSHFLIVARLELSSKDLFSDFSHRYHPESWSLDQLKNNIKGLLDQYPGNIIIKLAAYQEGGSQDPILGLQSDDPLVMTCDAINLSECVDRLDKLGRYGQGAYQQQLTNLEQTPLKANSAAFIKLHTKAYHDASITGLYINPSPALDPAVSQVRGDLTKSYVRHSADLSRANGLLKLTDEPADRLLISSMMKAIETNLLLIADTLDHCFADIHSCHSIKLELLLQPYSMLMLQKTLALEDYCQLETLTAAMAHTMKQIQRELSATDSMPCPDLAIALKAQKSLDLSGKEIEDLRPLSRLPQLKHLNLSDNQIVDLEPLRSSANIETLNLRGNLIARLGPLKHMEKLISLDLAYNELVDLEPLRQLSKLEELKLQGNRAQIFDWSPAASLNLRVFYKSLDHICEVERQYALVSGLAHSSEVKYHESINFAPLYTEPQERSSGIAIWVNCNALESFY comes from the coding sequence ATGAATAGCATTCTAAAGTCTTGCATCTTCGTTGCATGCTCATACTGTTTATGGGCTTGCTCAAACGCATATAGTGAGAAGGAACTTGAAAACGTTGAGCAAGATATCGACTCCGAGTTCGGTGCTGGAGCCCTCGGCTATGGATTCGACACCTATCGGGGTAGCTTCGTCCAAAGCTGTATCAGGGGTTATGACTCAAACTCAGTCTCGTATGAGGGCACATTTCAAACCACAAAATACTTCGATGCTCCTCTTGATAGTGAGGCTAGCCAGGCGATTATTGGTTTAAGTCAAGACGATCCCTTACCTACGATCATTGGTGGCAAGGCAACAAAAAGGGTTGCCATTGCTGCATTTGCTACAGAAACGCCTTGGACAAGGAACTTAGTTTTCGGCTCAGTAACCCGAGGTGTCAAGGCCCGACTTAAAGACCCACAATTGAATTCGCTAGCCATCGAGATCGCAGATTCCGCCAATCCATCAGTGATTCGTGGCACCTGTGGAGATCATTTTGTCAGTGAAGTAGATCTAGGAAGCCACTTTCTAATTGTTGCTCGATTAGAACTATCATCGAAAGACCTATTTTCGGATTTCTCCCATAGGTACCACCCAGAATCATGGAGCCTGGATCAGCTCAAAAATAATATTAAGGGTCTACTCGATCAATACCCTGGCAACATCATCATAAAGCTTGCAGCCTACCAGGAGGGTGGTAGCCAAGACCCTATCCTTGGATTACAGAGTGACGACCCCCTTGTGATGACTTGTGACGCAATAAATCTTTCAGAATGTGTAGATAGGCTGGATAAGCTAGGGAGATACGGGCAAGGAGCTTACCAGCAGCAGCTGACTAACTTGGAGCAAACACCATTGAAGGCCAATAGCGCGGCCTTCATTAAGTTACACACCAAGGCCTATCACGATGCATCGATTACAGGATTGTACATTAACCCTAGCCCAGCATTAGATCCTGCAGTATCTCAGGTTCGAGGTGATCTCACCAAAAGCTACGTTCGTCATAGTGCCGACCTATCCCGGGCTAATGGCCTGCTCAAACTCACAGATGAGCCTGCGGATCGGTTGTTAATCAGCTCTATGATGAAGGCGATTGAGACCAACCTTCTCCTGATCGCCGACACTCTTGACCACTGTTTCGCAGACATTCATTCGTGCCACAGTATCAAACTAGAGCTTCTACTACAGCCCTACTCTATGCTTATGCTCCAGAAAACACTGGCACTAGAAGACTACTGCCAACTGGAAACCTTAACCGCTGCTATGGCCCACACCATGAAGCAGATTCAAAGGGAACTATCTGCTACAGATTCCATGCCATGCCCAGACCTTGCGATAGCTTTAAAAGCACAGAAATCCTTAGATCTCTCAGGTAAGGAGATTGAGGATTTGAGGCCTCTAAGCCGACTTCCTCAGCTGAAGCACCTCAATCTATCAGACAACCAAATTGTAGATCTAGAACCACTTAGAAGCAGCGCAAATATCGAGACTCTAAACTTGAGAGGCAATCTTATTGCTCGGCTAGGACCATTGAAGCATATGGAAAAATTAATAAGCCTTGACCTTGCATATAACGAGCTCGTGGATCTGGAGCCACTACGACAGCTATCAAAATTAGAAGAGCTCAAACTCCAAGGCAATCGAGCTCAGATTTTCGATTGGAGCCCCGCTGCAAGTTTAAATTTGCGGGTGTTTTATAAGAGTCTCGATCACATTTGTGAGGTAGAACGGCAATATGCTCTAGTATCTGGGCTTGCCCACTCATCGGAGGTTAAGTATCACGAAAGCATAAACTTTGCACCACTCTACACAGAGCCCCAGGAACGCAGTTCTGGGATTGCCATCTGGGTCAACTGTAATGCTTTGGAAAGCTTCTATTAA